A DNA window from Chloroflexota bacterium contains the following coding sequences:
- a CDS encoding DegV family protein yields MRKVAVVADSVCCLPQEIVEKYDISVVPLQIVYEGKSYRDGIDITPNGIYKIMRKKENLPTTSTASAGDFLEVYRQVGQKAESILCITVTSLQSKTFEAASAAREIAKEEMPNTTIEVFDSRSVAAALGFIVREAARVASKGAGMAEAIEAARKIMGKVNFLAMLDTLYYLARLGRIARAAAWVGSVLDMKPVLEHNPEIGETMPVARPRTKRRAVECMLKIMAQRMGDSKVHVMVQHADELEEAKKLAAEIESRFKCAEMYITEFAPVMGVHCGPGLLAIGFYAD; encoded by the coding sequence ATGAGGAAAGTCGCCGTTGTTGCTGACAGCGTCTGTTGTCTGCCGCAGGAGATAGTGGAGAAATATGATATCAGTGTGGTACCCCTCCAGATAGTCTACGAAGGCAAGAGCTACCGCGATGGAATTGATATTACCCCTAACGGAATCTACAAAATCATGCGGAAAAAGGAGAACTTACCCACCACTTCAACAGCATCAGCCGGTGACTTCCTCGAAGTCTATCGGCAGGTGGGGCAGAAAGCCGAAAGCATACTTTGTATCACCGTGACCAGTTTGCAAAGCAAGACTTTTGAGGCAGCGTCGGCAGCCAGGGAGATAGCCAAAGAAGAGATGCCAAACACTACCATCGAGGTGTTTGACAGCCGCTCTGTGGCTGCTGCCTTGGGGTTTATTGTTCGTGAGGCGGCTCGAGTGGCCAGCAAGGGTGCAGGGATGGCTGAGGCAATCGAGGCGGCACGAAAAATAATGGGCAAGGTGAATTTCCTGGCCATGCTGGATACGCTCTACTATCTCGCCAGGCTGGGTCGCATCGCCAGAGCCGCGGCTTGGGTTGGCTCTGTGCTGGATATGAAACCTGTACTGGAACATAATCCGGAGATTGGTGAGACGATGCCCGTGGCACGCCCCAGGACTAAGAGAAGGGCTGTAGAGTGTATGCTTAAGATAATGGCACAGAGGATGGGCGATTCTAAAGTACATGTCATGGTGCAGCATGCCGATGAGTTGGAAGAAGCGAAGAAGCTCGCTGCTGAGATTGAATCGAGATTTAAATGCGCTGAAATGTATATAACTGAGTTTGCCCCAGTCATGGGGGTGCATTGTGGCCCCGGGCTCCTTGCCATCGGCTTCTACGCCGATTAA
- a CDS encoding DUF763 domain-containing protein, producing MTNSAQRTGIANLPLHYGKAPRWLFDRMTKLAREITIAITTEFGPNEMLRRLSDPFWFQAFGCVLGYDWHSSGVTTTACGALKEGIRGLETDLGLFIAGGKGRTSRKTPAEIENYGHLLKSNPSTLVYASRMAAKVDNSALQDGYQLYHHTFLFTADGSWSVVQQGMNENNRYARRYHWLGEKITDFVCEPHSAICSQAKGTALNLVAAESQPARDTITQITLEEKPEVLISQLKRLKTLDLPSRHHLSLDDIHPDRLHKTLLITYEHKPDNFENLLSLEGVGPKTIRALSLISELIYDVPVSLRDPARYSFAHGGKDGHPYPVDRKTYDRSIEILHKALEKAKVGDQEKIAAFRRLRAWL from the coding sequence ATGACCAACTCGGCACAACGAACTGGAATTGCCAATCTGCCTTTGCACTACGGCAAAGCGCCGCGGTGGCTATTCGACCGCATGACCAAGCTGGCTCGGGAAATCACCATCGCCATCACCACCGAGTTCGGTCCTAATGAGATGCTCCGCCGCCTGTCAGACCCTTTCTGGTTTCAAGCCTTCGGTTGCGTCCTAGGTTACGACTGGCACTCCAGCGGCGTCACCACCACAGCATGCGGTGCCCTCAAGGAAGGGATAAGAGGGCTGGAAACCGACCTGGGCTTATTCATCGCCGGCGGCAAGGGCAGAACATCGCGGAAAACTCCAGCTGAAATAGAGAACTACGGTCATCTCTTAAAGTCAAACCCATCAACCCTGGTCTATGCCAGCCGTATGGCAGCCAAGGTTGATAACTCAGCACTTCAAGACGGCTATCAACTATACCACCATACCTTCCTCTTCACCGCCGATGGTTCATGGTCGGTAGTCCAGCAGGGGATGAATGAAAACAATCGCTACGCCCGCCGCTATCACTGGCTGGGCGAAAAAATAACCGATTTTGTCTGCGAACCCCATTCTGCCATCTGCTCACAGGCTAAAGGCACAGCCTTAAATCTAGTAGCCGCTGAGAGCCAACCGGCACGGGACACCATCACCCAGATCACACTTGAGGAAAAACCAGAGGTACTCATCAGCCAGTTAAAGAGACTCAAGACCCTAGACCTGCCATCTCGCCATCACCTCAGCCTCGATGATATCCATCCCGACCGTCTACATAAGACCCTTCTTATCACCTATGAGCATAAACCCGACAACTTCGAGAATCTACTGAGCTTAGAAGGTGTCGGCCCAAAAACTATCCGCGCCCTCAGCCTGATCTCAGAGCTTATCTACGATGTACCGGTCAGCCTTCGTGACCCAGCCCGCTACAGCTTCGCCCACGGCGGCAAAGATGGTCACCCTTATCCTGTGGACAGGAAAACCTACGATAGAAGCATCGAAATCCTGCATAAAGCTCTGGAAAAGGCCAAAGTTGGTGACCAGGAGAAAATAGCTGCCTTCAGACGATTAAGAGCCTGGTTATAG
- a CDS encoding DUF362 domain-containing protein yields the protein MSTEKLPTTVSLVRTQNRLEGVPKAIALLQSNPVRGKSVVLKPNFNTADPAPGSTHNDTLRALVLTLQQMGATRIILAERCGPMTTTQRVMKDKGVFELAQELGFDIVNLEELGADGWVHFHPKDSHWKDGFLFPRLYLEAESIVQTCCLKAHAYGGHFTISLKNSVGMVAGKGYPYMQELHGSPHIRQMIAEINTAYSPDLVVLDGVDAFVKGGPDQGTRAQANVLLAGSDRVAIDAVGVAILRLLGTTSLVSQGSIFEQGQIARAAELGLGIKSPDQIQLVTGDPESEAFATQVRDILLNEQ from the coding sequence ATGTCCACTGAGAAATTGCCAACCACGGTAAGTCTGGTGCGCACCCAAAACCGGCTAGAGGGCGTGCCCAAGGCTATCGCTTTGCTCCAGTCCAATCCGGTGCGGGGCAAATCAGTCGTCCTCAAGCCCAATTTCAATACCGCCGACCCAGCTCCCGGCTCCACTCACAACGACACCTTGCGCGCCCTGGTCTTAACCCTTCAGCAGATGGGGGCTACCCGCATCATTCTTGCCGAACGCTGTGGCCCAATGACTACCACCCAGCGAGTGATGAAAGATAAAGGGGTCTTTGAGCTGGCTCAAGAGCTGGGCTTTGACATCGTCAACCTAGAAGAGCTTGGGGCCGATGGCTGGGTTCACTTCCATCCCAAAGATAGCCACTGGAAAGATGGCTTTCTCTTCCCTCGTCTTTACCTTGAGGCAGAATCCATCGTGCAGACTTGCTGCCTGAAGGCCCACGCTTACGGCGGCCACTTCACAATTTCCCTGAAAAACTCCGTAGGTATGGTAGCAGGCAAAGGCTATCCATACATGCAAGAGCTGCACGGGTCACCACACATCCGACAGATGATAGCCGAAATCAACACCGCCTATTCTCCTGATTTAGTTGTGCTGGATGGTGTGGACGCCTTTGTCAAAGGTGGTCCGGACCAGGGCACCCGGGCCCAGGCTAATGTGCTCCTTGCAGGCAGCGACCGTGTGGCCATTGATGCCGTGGGAGTAGCCATATTGCGGCTACTTGGCACAACTTCGCTGGTGAGCCAAGGAAGCATCTTCGAGCAAGGCCAGATTGCCAGAGCCGCTGAGCTAGGCCTGGGCATAAAATCGCCCGACCAGATTCAATTGGTTACCGGCGACCCCGAGAGCGAAGCCTTTGCCACACAGGTCAGGGACATCTTGCTTAACGAACAATAG
- a CDS encoding helix-turn-helix transcriptional regulator — protein MSNFRNTDAERLAIAFKALSNPHRLSIFMRLASCCTPGETCETDTDIRECVGAIGRNLSLSPSTISHHIKELHRAGLIRMKRRGQTVECWVDPETLDSLATFFKQPVNV, from the coding sequence ATGTCGAATTTTCGAAATACCGACGCTGAGCGACTCGCCATCGCCTTCAAGGCGCTGTCGAATCCACACCGCTTGAGCATTTTCATGCGCCTGGCTTCATGCTGCACCCCTGGAGAGACCTGCGAGACAGATACTGACATTCGTGAATGCGTAGGGGCGATTGGCAGAAATCTGAGTCTTTCGCCTTCAACAATCTCTCACCATATAAAAGAACTCCACAGAGCAGGCCTGATTAGAATGAAAAGGCGTGGACAGACCGTCGAGTGCTGGGTCGACCCCGAGACGCTTGATTCGCTGGCCACGTTTTTTAAACAGCCTGTCAATGTTTGA
- a CDS encoding DUF1893 domain-containing protein: MYKPLFDEFLTSGKTLQVYEGGKLIFTSNKDGLLPFVEYLEKFASDHRNVVIFDKIMGHAAALLCIKANCREVYSPLGSQLAVEVLEKYGVKYHLTEIVPYIQKPNQKDMCPMENLSLDKEPEEFYRLIKNLLAETPAKVIKEVNRKMKKSSPEVVYKELLKGKTMALVIEHELRGVTPDMLDWWWDNMDNDTYRLWHPQDHVALEWQIPPSEVGHAGAIHMACESISDVPAHILRIRWEEPSAAPIATIYSHVNVGSALAAGADDIPLGSAVHEYEETSYGTQMRSTFILPAVVPQQFLDSLRQHNIAEMGRFPEFLPQLFKQKTAAEAK, translated from the coding sequence ATGTACAAACCCTTGTTCGATGAATTCCTGACCAGCGGCAAAACTCTCCAAGTATATGAAGGCGGCAAGCTCATCTTTACCTCAAACAAGGACGGGCTGCTGCCATTCGTCGAGTACCTCGAGAAATTCGCCTCCGATCACCGGAATGTAGTCATCTTCGACAAAATAATGGGGCATGCTGCGGCTCTACTATGCATTAAGGCAAATTGCCGGGAAGTCTACAGTCCGCTGGGCAGCCAGCTTGCCGTCGAGGTGCTGGAGAAATACGGCGTCAAGTATCACCTGACCGAAATCGTGCCCTACATCCAGAAGCCCAACCAGAAAGATATGTGCCCCATGGAGAACCTATCGCTCGATAAAGAGCCTGAAGAGTTCTACAGGCTAATCAAAAACTTATTAGCCGAAACCCCTGCTAAGGTAATTAAGGAGGTAAACAGAAAGATGAAGAAATCATCCCCGGAGGTGGTCTACAAAGAATTATTAAAGGGTAAGACCATGGCTCTGGTTATTGAACATGAGTTACGCGGTGTTACGCCTGATATGCTAGACTGGTGGTGGGACAACATGGATAACGATACTTACAGGTTGTGGCACCCGCAGGACCATGTTGCGCTTGAGTGGCAAATCCCGCCAAGCGAGGTGGGACATGCCGGTGCTATCCATATGGCTTGCGAGAGTATAAGCGACGTACCGGCTCATATTTTACGCATCCGCTGGGAGGAGCCTAGTGCGGCGCCCATTGCTACAATTTACAGTCATGTCAATGTCGGCAGTGCCCTTGCCGCCGGCGCTGACGACATACCCCTCGGTAGTGCCGTCCATGAATATGAAGAGACGTCTTACGGAACACAAATGCGCTCCACATTTATTCTTCCCGCAGTTGTACCTCAACAGTTCCTTGATTCTTTGCGTCAACACAATATAGCTGAAATGGGCCGGTTCCCCGAATTTCTGCCACAACTGTTTAAGCAGAAAACCGCTGCTGAGGCAAAGTAA
- a CDS encoding DUF3800 domain-containing protein → MAFNCYIDESGDEGITCGGSRWFTVGALVVHDSLQEQARSMVTRIRNRFNLREDQPLHWRDIKKHDKKLYVCKELLTEKWLYILITTDKTHPYIVEAKGLKQKCAMYFYSVRLLLERLTWYARDNGNEKVVPTFEYRSNISYKGMTDYLSSLSQGIPETQISWNNLDWGNYKIMQKRQSLLLQASDCICGAANDGLEYSELGFIEPRYILSLCKRFYRRGGNLFSYGFKFLHADDNELLNLKKEYEWLNQMEAKTKPEGSHSS, encoded by the coding sequence ATGGCATTCAACTGCTACATAGACGAAAGTGGGGATGAGGGCATAACCTGCGGTGGTTCCAGGTGGTTTACTGTGGGAGCACTTGTCGTTCACGATTCACTACAAGAACAAGCCCGCTCAATGGTTACTAGGATTAGAAATAGGTTTAACTTGAGAGAAGACCAACCATTACACTGGCGAGATATCAAAAAACATGATAAGAAATTATACGTATGTAAAGAATTATTAACAGAAAAATGGCTTTACATACTTATTACAACAGATAAAACCCATCCCTATATTGTTGAGGCAAAGGGTTTAAAACAGAAGTGCGCCATGTATTTCTATTCGGTAAGACTTTTACTTGAAAGGCTAACATGGTATGCTCGTGATAATGGAAACGAGAAAGTCGTCCCGACCTTCGAATACCGGTCTAACATTAGCTATAAGGGGATGACTGATTATTTATCCTCTTTATCTCAAGGAATACCCGAAACACAAATATCTTGGAACAATTTGGATTGGGGAAATTATAAAATAATGCAGAAACGGCAAAGTCTGCTATTGCAGGCATCTGATTGCATCTGTGGTGCAGCTAATGACGGGTTAGAATACAGCGAGTTGGGATTTATTGAACCGCGATATATTCTCAGTTTATGCAAGCGCTTCTATCGCAGGGGCGGTAATCTATTTTCCTATGGCTTCAAATTTTTGCATGCCGATGATAATGAATTACTCAATTTGAAGAAAGAATATGAATGGTTAAATCAAATGGAGGCAAAAACAAAGCCCGAAGGATCCCATAGCTCGTAG
- a CDS encoding exonuclease has translation MRRSAEAYLDIETTGLLPGYDYITVIGVLRCDGGNNELVQLVGDEVTRGNLITALRNVETVYTYNGRRFDIRFIAASLGMNLDTQYDHHDLMYDCWRCGLYGGLKLVERRLGIPRQLQGVNGYEAVRLWWSYLKGGNQSALKLLLKYNREDVVNLKVLRDRLNSF, from the coding sequence ATGAGACGGTCAGCTGAAGCCTATCTCGATATAGAGACCACCGGTTTATTACCTGGTTACGACTACATAACTGTGATAGGCGTGCTCCGTTGCGATGGCGGAAATAATGAACTCGTTCAGTTGGTAGGCGATGAGGTCACCAGGGGCAATCTCATCACCGCCCTTAGGAACGTAGAAACCGTCTATACCTATAACGGCAGAAGATTTGATATTCGTTTCATTGCCGCGTCTCTTGGCATGAACCTCGACACTCAATACGACCATCACGACCTGATGTATGATTGCTGGAGATGCGGCTTATATGGTGGCTTGAAACTGGTTGAGCGACGGCTAGGCATCCCCCGGCAGCTCCAGGGCGTCAACGGATATGAGGCAGTACGATTATGGTGGAGTTACCTCAAGGGCGGCAACCAGAGCGCCTTGAAGCTTCTACTGAAGTATAACAGAGAAGATGTGGTGAACCTCAAAGTGCTGAGAGACAGGCTGAATTCGTTCTGA
- a CDS encoding DUF2784 family protein, whose translation MHWKILADVVTGLHLSLISFFAVSVVLLAIGFFKTRRNWKIFYWVFVALAVGLQVALSTGILKSCPITDLEYKLRMFYDTSESWLRTRSLLATAIFNVTGMEVPEYALTIAMVTGIAVMVISLILWRPAKLGSR comes from the coding sequence ATGCACTGGAAGATTCTTGCCGATGTAGTTACAGGGCTACACCTTTCCCTGATAAGCTTCTTTGCTGTTTCGGTGGTGCTTTTAGCCATAGGCTTCTTCAAAACACGTCGCAATTGGAAGATATTCTATTGGGTTTTCGTTGCCCTGGCAGTGGGCTTGCAGGTGGCACTGTCGACGGGGATATTGAAGTCCTGTCCTATAACCGACTTAGAATATAAGCTGAGAATGTTTTATGACACCAGCGAAAGCTGGTTGCGAACCAGGTCGCTTCTGGCAACTGCCATATTCAATGTGACCGGAATGGAGGTGCCTGAATATGCCTTGACCATTGCCATGGTGACTGGAATAGCAGTAATGGTAATTTCCCTTATTCTCTGGAGACCCGCCAAGCTCGGCTCACGTTAG
- a CDS encoding MFS transporter — protein sequence MVILAAETKTKGFYGWWLIFFLWVVYTIPIGFAFYSPAVLYPFMIEEMGWSRGETMIGATALMFLFGLTGPLAAWMIGRFGARVTLAIGGTIVTMATFLMGLIGHIYSMYLVLSLFVGLGAALASMIPVQTVIVAWFSARRAMAMGLVMGGGAIGGFLAPQIISVAVEAGGGNWRVGWFIIALASIIGIVVAMLTVRNQPSDVGQHPHGLAPHEAEAAVSDTTRATRTYRTPVDWTLRDALKAPTLWLLVVAVVCSFFLWQVIVTQGPLHLQDRGFDPAMAAFFYSLAIGLSIVGRFTTAALGDIIEPRFLFAFGAFCVLLGGFLFWFVSPEAMWTAYLYPLLAGFGFGLAYICVPTIIGNYLGATAFANINGVVSPISMSFQAMAAPLAGFVYDLQGTYFTIMVISWIAGAIGFVAIFLCTPPKPKIDTNVGSV from the coding sequence ATAGTTATTTTGGCAGCTGAGACGAAAACAAAGGGCTTCTATGGGTGGTGGTTAATATTCTTCCTTTGGGTTGTTTATACCATCCCCATCGGTTTTGCCTTCTACAGCCCGGCGGTGCTCTATCCGTTTATGATTGAGGAGATGGGATGGTCGAGGGGAGAAACAATGATAGGCGCTACTGCCTTAATGTTTCTCTTTGGCCTCACTGGCCCACTGGCTGCCTGGATGATTGGCCGTTTCGGAGCGCGTGTTACCCTGGCTATCGGCGGAACCATTGTGACCATGGCTACATTTCTCATGGGCTTGATAGGCCACATCTACTCAATGTACCTCGTTCTGTCTCTATTTGTTGGCTTGGGGGCAGCGCTTGCCTCGATGATTCCGGTTCAAACGGTGATCGTCGCTTGGTTTAGTGCCCGCCGTGCCATGGCTATGGGCCTGGTAATGGGAGGTGGAGCTATTGGTGGTTTTTTGGCGCCTCAAATAATAAGTGTGGCGGTTGAGGCTGGCGGTGGAAACTGGCGCGTTGGCTGGTTTATTATCGCCTTGGCTTCAATAATCGGGATAGTTGTGGCTATGCTTACGGTGCGAAACCAGCCATCTGATGTAGGTCAACATCCTCATGGGCTGGCTCCGCATGAAGCGGAGGCAGCAGTAAGCGATACCACTCGGGCGACGCGAACATATCGCACCCCCGTTGATTGGACTTTGCGCGATGCTCTAAAGGCGCCAACGTTATGGCTTTTAGTGGTTGCTGTGGTGTGCAGTTTCTTTCTGTGGCAGGTGATTGTCACTCAGGGACCTCTCCACTTGCAAGACCGTGGTTTTGACCCGGCCATGGCGGCCTTCTTCTACAGTTTGGCTATCGGCTTGAGCATTGTGGGGCGTTTCACTACTGCCGCTCTGGGTGACATTATCGAGCCACGCTTCCTTTTTGCCTTCGGTGCTTTTTGCGTTCTGCTGGGAGGGTTTCTGTTCTGGTTCGTCTCGCCCGAGGCTATGTGGACGGCTTATCTATACCCGCTGCTGGCCGGTTTTGGCTTCGGGCTAGCCTATATCTGTGTCCCCACTATTATTGGTAACTATTTGGGGGCCACGGCCTTCGCAAACATTAATGGAGTGGTTTCGCCTATTTCGATGTCGTTTCAAGCCATGGCTGCGCCTCTGGCAGGGTTTGTTTATGACCTCCAAGGCACCTATTTCACAATCATGGTCATCTCTTGGATAGCAGGAGCCATTGGCTTTGTAGCTATTTTCCTGTGTACGCCACCAAAACCAAAGATAGACACGAATGTTGGCTCAGTCTAG
- a CDS encoding MFS transporter, which yields MDKAPSRQAALLVTTVGSFLTPFMGSSIAIGLPSIGDELAMDAIMLSWVATAYILSAAMFLVPLGRIADIYGRKRIFTYGMLTYTAASLLSAVSTSAAMLISFRVLQGIGGAMIFSTGVAILTSVFPPEERGRVLGINVAAVYAGLSVGPFVGGLLTQYLGWRSIFWANVPLGLLIIALVFWKMKGEWAEARGEKLDIAGSIIYSLMLIAIMYGFTMLPELPGAGLILAGVLGIIAFVKWENRVENPVLDISLFRNNTVFALSNLAALINYSATFAVGFLLSLYLQYIKGLTPQIAGLVLVASPVVQAIFSPFAGRLSDKIEPRIVSSAGMGLAVIGLIFFIFLDQTTSLWFIIAGLITLGFGFALFTSPNTNAVMSSVNKRFYGVASATLATMRQLGMMFSMGMGMVMLIFAVYIGHVQITPEYHPAFLSSVNTAFIIFAALCFGGIFASLARGKVR from the coding sequence ATGGACAAGGCACCAAGTCGGCAAGCCGCTTTATTGGTGACTACGGTGGGCTCCTTCCTCACCCCCTTCATGGGCTCCTCCATAGCCATTGGACTCCCCTCAATTGGGGATGAATTAGCCATGGACGCCATCATGCTGAGCTGGGTGGCTACGGCATACATCCTGTCAGCAGCCATGTTCCTCGTCCCTCTTGGCAGAATAGCCGACATATATGGCAGGAAGCGAATCTTTACCTACGGCATGCTTACCTACACTGCTGCCTCACTTCTTTCGGCAGTGTCAACTTCAGCGGCCATGCTCATCTCCTTTAGGGTCTTACAAGGAATAGGCGGGGCAATGATTTTCAGTACCGGCGTGGCTATTCTAACATCAGTATTCCCTCCCGAGGAGAGAGGCAGAGTCCTGGGCATAAATGTTGCCGCTGTCTATGCAGGACTTTCAGTAGGTCCATTTGTGGGAGGGCTATTAACACAATACCTCGGCTGGAGAAGCATCTTCTGGGCAAATGTACCTCTGGGCTTACTGATAATCGCTCTTGTCTTCTGGAAAATGAAAGGCGAATGGGCTGAAGCGAGAGGGGAAAAACTAGATATCGCTGGCTCCATAATCTACAGCCTGATGCTTATAGCCATAATGTATGGATTCACCATGCTGCCAGAGCTGCCAGGTGCCGGGCTAATTCTAGCTGGTGTCCTCGGAATCATAGCCTTCGTTAAATGGGAAAACAGAGTGGAAAACCCCGTCCTTGATATAAGCCTGTTCAGGAACAACACGGTATTCGCACTATCCAATCTGGCGGCATTAATCAATTACAGCGCTACGTTCGCCGTTGGCTTTCTCCTGAGCCTGTACCTCCAATACATAAAAGGTCTCACCCCTCAAATCGCCGGCTTAGTACTGGTAGCGTCACCCGTGGTGCAGGCTATCTTCTCGCCGTTCGCCGGTAGGCTTTCCGACAAAATCGAGCCGCGAATTGTGTCTTCAGCAGGTATGGGACTAGCTGTCATCGGCCTTATCTTCTTCATTTTCTTAGACCAGACAACAAGCCTGTGGTTCATCATAGCCGGTTTAATAACCCTCGGCTTCGGCTTCGCCCTCTTCACCTCCCCCAACACAAACGCGGTTATGAGCTCTGTTAACAAGAGATTTTACGGGGTAGCCTCGGCAACGCTGGCTACGATGCGGCAGCTCGGGATGATGTTCAGCATGGGCATGGGCATGGTAATGCTGATATTCGCCGTATACATCGGCCATGTGCAAATCACACCGGAATATCATCCGGCTTTCCTGAGCAGCGTGAACACGGCATTTATCATATTTGCCGCCCTATGCTTCGGCGGCATCTTTGCCTCGCTGGCAAGAGGCAAAGTGCGATGA
- a CDS encoding ECF transporter S component — translation MIDRIAFSRPQTFPMALKYNDIRSYVLTVMFVALAVFMPWAFHQFHLAGPTFLPMHIFVLIAGLLFGWRAGLVVGLLTPLVSYFISGMPVLNVLPQIIIELSAYGFIAGILRQKYNLRTIWSLLGAIIGGRMMLLLAILLIYFIAGTSYSPLGLEANPFVSFWSTIKQGWPGIVVQLVSIPIIVWLVEKVQVERTRK, via the coding sequence ATGATTGACAGAATCGCCTTTTCTAGACCTCAGACCTTCCCTATGGCACTAAAATACAACGACATCCGGAGCTATGTCCTTACAGTCATGTTCGTTGCTCTGGCTGTATTCATGCCCTGGGCTTTCCACCAATTTCATCTTGCCGGGCCCACCTTTCTGCCCATGCACATCTTCGTATTGATAGCCGGGCTGCTATTTGGCTGGCGTGCCGGCCTGGTTGTCGGACTGCTTACGCCACTGGTGAGCTATTTCATCTCGGGTATGCCTGTCCTGAATGTTCTGCCGCAGATTATAATTGAGCTTTCAGCCTATGGCTTTATAGCCGGTATACTGCGCCAGAAATACAACCTGCGAACAATATGGTCATTGCTCGGAGCCATCATAGGCGGACGCATGATGCTACTACTGGCAATTCTGTTAATATACTTCATCGCAGGGACAAGCTACAGCCCTCTAGGCCTAGAGGCGAATCCATTTGTTTCCTTTTGGTCGACGATTAAGCAGGGCTGGCCAGGCATAGTTGTACAGTTGGTTTCTATACCGATAATAGTCTGGCTGGTGGAAAAGGTTCAGGTAGAAAGAACTAGAAAGTAG
- a CDS encoding YbhB/YbcL family Raf kinase inhibitor-like protein, whose translation MPLVDSSAAFVITSSAFVAGAKIPVKYTCEGQNVSPPLDWNQVPAGTASFALIVDDPDAPFGVFTHWVIFNLPPDTRGLPEAVPKDGKLASGALQGKSGAGKIGYFGPCPPSGSPHHYRFTLCALDKSLDLAAGASKEQVLQAMQGHILAESQLIGIYQR comes from the coding sequence ATGCCCCTGGTGGATAGCAGCGCAGCGTTTGTCATTACCAGCTCTGCTTTTGTGGCTGGGGCGAAAATTCCCGTCAAGTATACCTGTGAAGGACAAAACGTTTCACCGCCGCTCGATTGGAATCAAGTCCCGGCTGGGACAGCCTCGTTTGCCCTGATAGTTGATGACCCGGATGCTCCCTTCGGAGTTTTTACACATTGGGTTATCTTCAACTTGCCGCCTGATACCCGGGGCTTGCCAGAAGCTGTGCCTAAGGACGGCAAGCTGGCCAGTGGAGCTTTACAGGGCAAGAGCGGTGCCGGCAAAATTGGTTATTTTGGCCCCTGTCCACCGTCAGGCTCTCCGCATCACTACCGCTTCACTCTATGTGCATTAGATAAGTCCTTAGATTTGGCTGCCGGCGCGTCAAAAGAGCAGGTGCTGCAGGCTATGCAGGGGCATATACTTGCCGAAAGCCAGCTCATAGGCATATATCAGCGCTGA
- the arsM gene encoding arsenite methyltransferase: protein MKKEEVKKVVREGYAQVAKSGSSCCAPQNPCCGTTNIATNMSKMIGYTDEDIQSVPEGANLGLGCGNPVALASLKEGEVVLDLGSGTGFDCFLAANKVGKTGKVIGVDMTPEMVEKARENAQKGGYGNVEFRLGEIENLPVANNYADVIISNCVINLSPEKERVFQDAFRVLKPGGRLMVSDIVLMRELPDSIKNSVAAYIGCVSGAEMKDKYLEAVKAAGFKRVNIVDETSFPTDYALNDPTLQTLITDLAIPRDDLKKLGSSIRSLKVHAIKPGK from the coding sequence ATGAAAAAAGAAGAGGTCAAAAAAGTCGTTCGGGAGGGCTATGCCCAAGTTGCCAAAAGCGGCAGTTCTTGTTGTGCTCCACAGAATCCGTGCTGTGGCACAACCAACATAGCCACAAATATGAGCAAGATGATAGGCTATACCGACGAGGATATACAGTCAGTTCCAGAGGGAGCTAATTTAGGCCTTGGCTGTGGCAACCCAGTAGCACTAGCTTCTTTGAAGGAAGGTGAGGTTGTACTCGACCTTGGCTCAGGCACCGGTTTCGACTGTTTCTTGGCGGCTAACAAAGTAGGCAAAACGGGCAAGGTTATCGGCGTGGATATGACGCCGGAGATGGTCGAAAAAGCCCGAGAAAACGCCCAGAAAGGCGGCTACGGAAACGTGGAGTTCCGGCTGGGCGAAATTGAAAACCTGCCCGTGGCTAATAATTATGCCGATGTAATTATCTCCAACTGCGTCATCAACCTATCGCCGGAAAAAGAAAGGGTCTTCCAAGATGCATTCAGAGTGTTGAAGCCGGGTGGCAGATTGATGGTCTCAGATATAGTTTTGATGAGAGAACTTCCGGATTCGATAAAGAACTCTGTGGCTGCTTACATCGGCTGTGTGTCTGGCGCTGAAATGAAGGATAAATATTTAGAGGCTGTCAAGGCAGCGGGGTTCAAGCGAGTAAATATAGTTGATGAGACATCTTTCCCTACTGATTACGCACTAAACGACCCGACATTACAGACACTAATTACTGACCTAGCTATCCCCAGAGATGATCTTAAAAAGCTAGGCAGCTCAATTAGAAGCCTAAAGGTCCATGCAATAAAACCGGGCAAATGA